CTTTCGGTCCCGCTGGCCGTTTCAGTCGAAATCGGCGATAATTGGGGAGAAATATAGGATGGGGTGAAGGGCGCAAGCTGATAGAAGGAAAAGAAGACATGAAAAAACCGGCTTGTGGCCGGTTTTTTCATGGTTAGTGTTTGGTACTTCTTCGTGTGTCCTGAGCATCTCTTTCCTTCATTATCTCCTCGGCTACCGCACGAATGAGAGCGGGGTGACAGTCGGAAACTTCTTCATGTGTACGAACGAATTCTTCACAAAACTCAGGCGTAAAATCATCTATCGTGTAATGATTTAGCAGGTCCTCGACCACTTTTCCGATTTTATATTTTCTGACGACTTCGGCCGCATTGCCTGCCCGTAATTCTCCTAGTTTTTGATCATAATCTTTTTGAGCGAGTTCGACACCTTTTGGTGCCGGGTGTTCCTCTTTCTCAAAGCGATGCATACCGCCAGAGTAGAATGCTCCTTCAGCCATATTGCGTAAGTTAGTGATTACCTGTAAATCATAACATCTCGTCGGGATGGGTCCAAAGAGGATTCGCTTTTCGTTCGCTTGAAGACCTAAAAAGCATTAGAATGGGTTACTGCACAAACCTATGCCAGAACTCCCTGAAGTCCAAACAGTGGTGAGTCAACTCGGGAGGAAAATTACCGGCAAGCGGATTGCCGGTTTTTGGTCGGATTGGGAGAAGCAGGTGAAGCCGGGATTGAAGAAATTGGCGAAACTTGCGATCGGCGGAACGGTCCTTGGCACGCGGCGCATTGGCAAGCATATCGTCATCGATCTCGACAATGCTCGCTCACTTGTCGTGCACCTCAAGATGTCTGGGCACCTTCTCTATAAGGACGCGACCAACAAAAGTGCAAAGGAATGGAAAGATCCGATGAATCGCTTCATCCATCATCGGATTGATTTCGCGGACGGGTCATGGATAGATTTTTCGGATCTGCGGAAATTCGGCTGGATCGACTGCGCCGCGACAGCGGAAGTCGAAGTGATGAAGTCCATCGCGTCTCTCGGCTGCGATGCGCTTGCCGGCAAGTGTGACCTCGATTTCTTTGCGGCCCTTTTGAAACGCAGCCGTCGGAAACGGATCGCGACGCTCCTTCTCGAGCAGGACAAGATCGCCGGCATCGGCAATATCTATCGGAGCGAAATGCTCTATCGTGCTGGCATCCGACCTCTTCGACTCATCGGGAAGATAACCAAAGCCGAGCGTACCAGGCTCTTTGCGGCGATGAAGGCGGTGCTCCGGGAAGCGGTGCGGCTCCGCGGGACGACGGATGGGGATTTCCGCGATACCGCGGGCAAGCCAGGCGGCTTCCAGCGAACCCTCGCCGTCTACGGGCGCGCGGGGCTCCCGTGCAAGCGCTGTGATACAATTATCGTACGTAAAAAACTGGGGCAGCGGAGCGTTTTCTATTGCCCCGCATGCCAAAAGTAAACCGTGTAATCTTCTCTCGCATATGGAAACTCGGCAGAAAGTCATCGTCGCTGTCATCGTGCTCCTCATCGGGGGCATCGTGTACGTGTACTTTTTCGGCAATGCGGCGAAGCGAGCCGACAAGCAGATCGACATCAATAATGCGCCCAAGGTCGGAGTCGTCGATGATACGCCCAAGAATCCGGAAAATGTCAGTCCGATTTCGGGACTGCCCTGTGCGGATTGGCAGCGCCGACCGATCGCGGTCATGCAGCCGGCGGATGTATCCGCTCGTCCTGCGGCTGGATTCTCGGAAGCGGATATCGTCTTCGAACTCCCGGTCTTTACG
This is a stretch of genomic DNA from Candidatus Moraniibacteriota bacterium. It encodes these proteins:
- the mutM gene encoding bifunctional DNA-formamidopyrimidine glycosylase/DNA-(apurinic or apyrimidinic site) lyase is translated as MPELPEVQTVVSQLGRKITGKRIAGFWSDWEKQVKPGLKKLAKLAIGGTVLGTRRIGKHIVIDLDNARSLVVHLKMSGHLLYKDATNKSAKEWKDPMNRFIHHRIDFADGSWIDFSDLRKFGWIDCAATAEVEVMKSIASLGCDALAGKCDLDFFAALLKRSRRKRIATLLLEQDKIAGIGNIYRSEMLYRAGIRPLRLIGKITKAERTRLFAAMKAVLREAVRLRGTTDGDFRDTAGKPGGFQRTLAVYGRAGLPCKRCDTIIVRKKLGQRSVFYCPACQK